In Arsenicicoccus dermatophilus, a genomic segment contains:
- a CDS encoding M1 family metallopeptidase — protein sequence MRRDSAAVGVLAVTAAFALAAFQGLGGAAPGAARPSTSTAASPAPSPVSTEPVPASWTSVDTRPVTPPDLRLARNVTVEDPSYPDLSHPEVDALRYALDLDWDGRTLAGTATVRLRVTRDTDRLQLALADPLRVVAVTLDGRPAQVRRERDTVTVLAPGLRRDGEHQVVVRYAGTPTTVKAPTTRGDDVGGLGWGYDAQGQVSTYQEPFGAYTWYPVNEHPSDKAFYDLTIRAPRGQVGVANGRLVGREDADGRVRTRWHLDSPASSYLTTVAVGRYRQHEQTLPGGTPGSVWTLPEDEPLVPALQAALRDAHDVLTAQVGPYPFSTSGLVVTAGQSAMETQSLITLGRLPARVAAREVTVHELAHQWYGDLVTTRDWQQAWLNEGWAMYWELAYRARRGAPVPVDQVAQGCADAVAEAGQAGHPDKDHFAAENIYLCPALMLRELRQQVGDAAFLRLARGWPAQHRYGTATRADLETYAQQVTGHDIRPLTRRWLDQVDPQAPPTVSPGPPA from the coding sequence GGCCTTCGCCCTGGCCGCCTTCCAGGGGCTGGGGGGCGCCGCACCGGGGGCCGCCCGCCCCTCGACGAGCACGGCCGCCTCACCTGCTCCCTCGCCGGTCAGCACCGAGCCGGTCCCGGCGAGCTGGACGAGCGTCGACACCCGCCCGGTCACCCCGCCGGACCTGCGTCTCGCCCGCAACGTCACGGTGGAGGACCCCAGCTATCCCGACCTGAGCCACCCCGAGGTCGACGCGCTGCGCTACGCGCTCGACCTCGACTGGGACGGCCGCACGCTCGCCGGGACCGCGACCGTGCGGCTGCGGGTGACCCGCGACACCGACCGGCTGCAGCTGGCGCTCGCCGACCCCCTGCGCGTCGTCGCGGTGACGCTGGACGGCCGGCCCGCGCAGGTGCGGCGGGAGCGGGACACGGTGACGGTGCTCGCGCCGGGGCTGCGCCGCGACGGGGAGCACCAGGTGGTCGTGCGCTACGCCGGGACCCCGACGACGGTCAAGGCCCCCACCACCCGCGGGGACGACGTCGGGGGTCTCGGGTGGGGATATGACGCGCAGGGCCAGGTGAGCACCTACCAGGAGCCCTTCGGGGCCTACACCTGGTACCCCGTCAACGAGCACCCGTCGGACAAGGCGTTCTACGACCTGACGATCCGGGCGCCGCGGGGGCAGGTGGGCGTGGCCAACGGACGGCTCGTCGGGCGCGAGGACGCCGACGGGCGGGTGCGGACCCGGTGGCACCTGGACTCCCCCGCCTCCAGCTACCTCACCACGGTCGCCGTCGGGCGCTACCGGCAGCATGAGCAGACCCTCCCGGGCGGCACGCCCGGCTCGGTGTGGACCCTCCCGGAGGACGAACCGCTCGTGCCCGCCCTGCAGGCGGCGCTGCGGGACGCCCACGACGTCCTCACCGCTCAGGTGGGCCCTTATCCCTTCTCCACGTCCGGGCTGGTCGTGACCGCGGGCCAGTCGGCGATGGAGACCCAGTCCCTGATCACGCTCGGGCGGCTGCCGGCGCGGGTGGCGGCGCGAGAGGTGACCGTCCACGAGCTGGCCCACCAGTGGTACGGCGACCTGGTCACCACCCGGGACTGGCAGCAGGCCTGGCTCAACGAGGGCTGGGCGATGTACTGGGAGCTGGCCTACCGCGCCCGGCGCGGCGCCCCGGTCCCGGTGGACCAGGTGGCGCAGGGGTGCGCCGACGCGGTGGCCGAGGCCGGGCAGGCCGGCCACCCGGACAAGGACCACTTCGCGGCCGAGAACATCTACCTCTGCCCGGCGCTGATGCTGCGCGAGCTCCGGCAGCAGGTGGGTGACGCGGCCTTCCTGCGGCTGGCCCGGGGCTGGCCGGCGCAGCACCGCTACGGCACCGCGACCCGCGCCGACCTGGAGACCTACGCCCAGCAGGTCACCGGGCACGACATACGCCCGCTGACGCGCCGATGGCTCGACCAGGTGGACCCCCAGGCCCCGCCGACGGTCAGCCCTGGTCCACCAGCCTGA